In one Bacillus mesophilus genomic region, the following are encoded:
- a CDS encoding DUF4825 domain-containing protein — protein MYKRKKSFFFILLVALVVSGGYSSTAGDETHYFEWKNTYVGDNSSVASILHTLPNEDYFIDFELKTKEKPYGMVLNYNEIPGMTVSSLKEDVLYSATIIFALVHNADWVDFNFGEQTTRVSRTELQEWYGFDLNSNTNREELIKIINDFSEDSKIRRFPELKVWNHSIR, from the coding sequence ATGTACAAACGTAAAAAGAGCTTCTTTTTCATATTATTAGTCGCATTAGTAGTGAGTGGTGGTTATAGTTCGACAGCCGGTGATGAAACACACTATTTCGAATGGAAAAACACATATGTTGGTGATAACAGTTCAGTTGCGAGTATTTTACATACACTACCAAACGAAGATTATTTTATAGATTTTGAACTGAAGACGAAGGAAAAACCGTATGGTATGGTCCTCAATTATAATGAAATTCCGGGAATGACCGTTTCATCTCTGAAAGAAGATGTATTATACAGCGCTACAATTATTTTTGCCCTCGTACATAATGCAGATTGGGTTGATTTCAATTTTGGGGAACAAACAACTAGGGTTTCAAGAACAGAACTACAAGAGTGGTATGGCTTTGATTTAAACAGCAATACAAACAGAGAGGAACTAATAAAAATTATCAATGATTTTTCTGAAGACAGTAAAATTAGACGATTTCCTGAGTTAAAAGTATGGAATCATAGTATTAGGTGA
- a CDS encoding response regulator, with amino-acid sequence MYKIMLIEDDPQLCELIKENLERYGYEVHLPIHFSKIEEEFAQLQPDLVLLDINLPYYDGYYLCRSFRKQSNVPILMVSARSHEVDQIMAIELGADDYITKPFTFEMLQSKVKATIRRVYGEYAAKETSTLCVGSLCIDAKTLTLTCGDHQVELSKNEYKLMKKLMEHHGEFLSREELIEEVWDSVTFVDDNTLTVNMTRIRHLLSELGTCFVIKSKRGVGYRLFEPVSMRD; translated from the coding sequence GTGTACAAAATAATGCTTATTGAGGATGATCCGCAGCTTTGTGAATTGATTAAGGAAAATCTAGAAAGGTACGGGTATGAGGTTCATCTTCCCATACATTTTTCTAAAATTGAGGAAGAATTTGCTCAGTTACAACCTGATCTTGTCTTGCTAGATATTAACCTTCCATACTACGATGGGTATTATTTGTGTAGAAGTTTTCGAAAACAGTCCAATGTACCAATCCTGATGGTATCTGCGAGGAGTCATGAGGTTGATCAAATTATGGCGATCGAACTGGGAGCGGATGATTATATTACGAAGCCGTTTACATTTGAGATGCTACAATCCAAAGTGAAAGCTACTATAAGAAGAGTATACGGAGAGTATGCTGCAAAGGAAACGAGTACCCTTTGTGTAGGTTCCCTTTGCATTGATGCCAAGACCCTCACCTTAACCTGTGGTGATCATCAGGTTGAGCTATCAAAAAATGAATATAAACTCATGAAGAAATTAATGGAGCATCATGGTGAGTTTTTATCTAGAGAAGAACTAATTGAAGAAGTATGGGATTCAGTCACATTTGTAGACGATAATACTCTCACGGTTAATATGACCAGGATTAGGCATTTGCTGTCCGAACTGGGAACATGTTTTGTGATAAAAAGTAAAAGGGGAGTAGGCTACAGGCTGTTTGAACCTGTTTCCATGAGAGATTAA
- a CDS encoding FtsX-like permease family protein codes for MTFNQLIWKMAKVQYKKYIFYFLCNSFAVMFFFMFSTVYFNKQIEQAKKLDGIQDALSIPGVALIIFTIFFISYAHNVFMKRRRSEFGLFMTLGMSGRDITRLLLLENGAIAVASILSGLLAGSIFSRLFFMLLMSRVELQVEFHLSGKMFLYSIGAFLLVFLIAVGKSLFLTLRSSVIQTMKSNRVSETIKMRSPWIGFLGFMIMGGSLLTLYFTFEESSGAYLPLWTMGVLIGLYIFLRQFISFLIEVTKKIPVFYFRRMLFLTSLDYKFKQLTSIIMLVSVMAMITIFYSTLLLTFYKSSETNAINNNPYDVAFYQTDTKNNLNEDELYNILDQPQHRIEEHLVIPTITHYEMLPYVDGVQPYRFMSLNDYNKLTGDQAKLLDHEYLFYLNTEAEYAHVDPIPSLRLTIEHEKVTYKYKGEMIKRTINLLPDTHEFIIINERQFEHLEANGNGYISNLQLLNVSDWKATGDALENLQEKFVHYNESTVTTEKQYNEYISEAELFRVASKIDDYHNNRSTTGIMFFVTTFLSVMFFFGTFILLYLNLFSEIEEERAKYHKLSKIGMTTKEIKGRISSELRTIFSIPLLIGTILAFLYLVILSRDVGGLMNNLEILNHFLFIAGIYLSFQLIYYFYLRNKTFNHITR; via the coding sequence ATGACATTTAATCAGCTGATTTGGAAGATGGCCAAGGTTCAATATAAAAAGTATATTTTTTATTTCCTCTGCAATAGTTTTGCTGTCATGTTTTTCTTTATGTTTTCAACCGTGTATTTTAATAAACAGATAGAGCAAGCAAAGAAACTGGATGGGATTCAGGATGCTTTATCCATTCCGGGAGTTGCGTTGATTATATTCACAATCTTCTTCATAAGCTATGCCCACAATGTTTTTATGAAAAGGAGAAGAAGTGAGTTTGGACTATTTATGACGTTAGGGATGTCCGGTCGTGATATTACCAGATTGTTACTCTTAGAGAATGGAGCGATTGCTGTTGCTTCCATACTGTCTGGTTTACTAGCTGGGAGTATATTTTCTAGGCTGTTTTTCATGCTGTTAATGAGTAGAGTGGAGCTTCAGGTTGAATTTCATTTAAGCGGAAAAATGTTTTTATACTCAATTGGAGCATTTTTGTTAGTCTTTCTGATAGCGGTTGGCAAATCTCTATTCCTCACGCTTAGAAGTTCTGTGATTCAAACCATGAAGAGCAATAGGGTTTCTGAAACAATTAAGATGAGAAGCCCTTGGATTGGTTTCCTAGGCTTCATGATCATGGGTGGATCTTTGCTTACCCTTTATTTCACCTTTGAAGAATCATCAGGAGCATACTTACCTCTATGGACGATGGGTGTTCTCATCGGATTATATATATTTCTAAGGCAGTTTATTAGTTTCTTGATTGAGGTCACCAAAAAGATTCCAGTATTTTATTTTCGCAGGATGCTATTTTTAACAAGTCTCGATTATAAGTTTAAACAGCTCACGTCAATCATTATGCTCGTTTCTGTGATGGCAATGATCACAATTTTTTATAGCACGTTACTGCTTACTTTCTATAAGTCTTCTGAAACGAATGCCATTAACAATAATCCTTATGATGTGGCCTTTTATCAGACTGACACAAAGAATAACCTGAATGAAGACGAATTATATAACATACTCGATCAACCCCAACATCGGATTGAAGAACATCTTGTCATTCCAACTATTACGCATTATGAAATGCTTCCATATGTAGATGGGGTCCAACCCTATCGTTTCATGTCACTAAATGATTATAACAAGCTCACAGGTGACCAAGCGAAATTGCTGGATCATGAGTATCTTTTTTATTTAAACACTGAAGCAGAATATGCACATGTTGATCCGATTCCATCTCTTCGGCTTACAATTGAACATGAAAAGGTAACTTATAAGTATAAGGGGGAGATGATTAAAAGAACTATTAACTTATTGCCAGATACTCATGAGTTTATCATTATTAACGAGAGACAGTTCGAGCACCTTGAAGCTAACGGTAATGGTTATATATCTAACCTTCAATTACTGAATGTTTCAGACTGGAAGGCAACAGGAGATGCTCTGGAAAACTTACAAGAAAAATTCGTACACTATAATGAGAGTACAGTCACAACGGAAAAACAGTACAATGAGTACATATCTGAGGCAGAGTTGTTTCGTGTAGCTTCCAAAATTGACGATTATCATAACAACAGGAGTACGACCGGCATCATGTTTTTTGTGACTACATTTCTAAGTGTCATGTTTTTCTTTGGTACGTTTATACTCCTTTACCTTAATCTCTTCTCTGAGATTGAGGAGGAACGAGCTAAATACCATAAACTAAGCAAAATAGGGATGACCACAAAGGAGATAAAAGGTAGGATTTCAAGCGAATTGAGAACGATTTTCTCAATACCACTTTTAATTGGAACTATATTGGCCTTCCTTTACCTAGTGATTCTGTCGAGGGATGTTGGTGGTCTCATGAATAATCTTGAAATACTGAATCATTTCTTGTTCATAGCTGGTATTTATCTAAGCTTTCAACTTATTTACTATTTCTATTTAAGGAATAAAACATTTAACCACATAACGCGGTAG
- a CDS encoding sensor histidine kinase: MKTEIFTRFIKDRFLTIVLYLLSTTSIITFFHLTEPVNTEIVYPISIGGFMLIVCLVIDWIRYYPTNKALAAIHMNKDEDLQPQTEEQKAFQQLINKIRGEYNRRNNQYKEQNKERLYFLSHWMHHLKTPVSVIELIINKENKSHEVNEVLEKIQLENNRLHTYIQQGLTMIRMESFENDLEVKSVDLLPALRKLINERKKECIYQSIYPSIEFEEESAYIITDPKWNDILLEQIISNAIKYSAPQTGSKKLIFQLKRKGNHIFLTIIDEGVGIPSYDLERVFHPFFTGENGRKFSNSTGIGLYLSKKIADKVGATITIKSEISKGTEVTIQWLMGKTLS, from the coding sequence ATGAAAACAGAGATATTTACTAGATTTATAAAAGACAGATTCCTAACGATTGTTCTTTATCTATTAAGTACCACCAGCATCATAACTTTTTTCCATCTAACAGAACCTGTGAATACAGAAATTGTTTATCCTATTTCAATTGGTGGTTTTATGTTAATCGTATGTCTAGTTATTGACTGGATTCGTTATTATCCTACCAATAAAGCACTTGCTGCTATACATATGAATAAGGATGAAGATCTACAGCCGCAAACAGAAGAACAGAAGGCATTTCAACAACTGATTAACAAAATTAGAGGTGAATATAATCGGCGAAACAATCAATACAAGGAACAAAATAAAGAGAGACTATATTTTCTATCTCACTGGATGCACCATTTAAAGACACCCGTCTCTGTAATTGAGCTCATCATCAATAAAGAGAACAAGTCACACGAAGTGAATGAAGTACTTGAGAAAATACAGCTTGAAAATAATCGCCTTCATACATATATCCAGCAAGGTCTAACCATGATCAGAATGGAAAGCTTTGAAAATGACCTTGAGGTAAAGTCAGTAGACTTGCTACCAGCATTGCGAAAACTGATAAACGAGAGAAAGAAAGAATGCATCTATCAGTCCATCTATCCTTCTATTGAGTTCGAAGAAGAAAGTGCCTATATTATCACTGATCCAAAGTGGAACGATATTTTATTAGAACAGATTATTTCAAATGCAATAAAATATTCCGCTCCCCAAACTGGCAGTAAAAAACTTATCTTTCAACTCAAGAGAAAAGGCAATCATATCTTCTTAACAATCATAGATGAAGGTGTGGGCATACCTTCCTATGATCTGGAACGGGTCTTTCATCCCTTTTTCACGGGAGAAAACGGAAGGAAGTTTTCAAACTCCACAGGAATTGGTTTGTACCTGAGTAAAAAAATTGCCGACAAAGTGGGAGCAACCATTACCATTAAATCAGAGATTTCAAAAGGAACTGAGGTCACCATACAATGGTTAATGGGAAAGACTCTGAGTTAA
- a CDS encoding ABC transporter ATP-binding protein, producing MDMLDVKNITKIYGVSSGEGSTTALGGVSLTVKEGEFIAVMGPSGSGKTTLLNVLSGIDQPTSGKVIIANQEISKMKGDDLALFRRKQLGFVFQDFNLLDSLTVKENILLPMVLERKTVAEMEEKLQSLARLFEIESILDKYPHSISGGQQQRTAVSRALVNEPSIIFADEPTGNLDSKSSAVILECFEKIVNELSTTVLLVTHDVFAASYCQKVIFIKDGLIHSYIVKKGSRKEFLNQIMDNLAVLGGKSHDI from the coding sequence ATGGATATGTTAGATGTGAAAAATATTACAAAAATTTATGGAGTATCGAGTGGGGAGGGTTCCACAACTGCATTAGGTGGAGTTAGCCTAACGGTTAAAGAAGGAGAGTTCATTGCAGTAATGGGACCTTCCGGAAGCGGCAAAACGACACTTCTCAATGTATTGAGCGGAATTGATCAGCCAACATCAGGGAAAGTGATCATTGCAAATCAAGAAATAAGCAAGATGAAAGGTGATGATTTAGCTCTATTTCGCCGTAAGCAGCTTGGATTTGTATTTCAGGACTTCAATTTACTAGACAGCTTAACAGTAAAGGAAAATATACTACTTCCAATGGTACTAGAGAGGAAAACAGTCGCCGAGATGGAGGAGAAGCTACAATCCCTGGCGAGGCTTTTTGAAATTGAGTCCATTCTGGATAAATATCCGCATAGTATCTCTGGTGGGCAGCAGCAGCGAACCGCTGTGAGCAGAGCACTTGTGAATGAGCCAAGTATCATTTTTGCAGATGAACCTACTGGGAATTTAGATTCTAAGTCATCTGCTGTAATCTTGGAATGTTTCGAAAAAATTGTAAATGAGCTTTCTACAACAGTTCTTCTTGTTACACACGATGTTTTCGCGGCCAGCTATTGTCAGAAGGTAATTTTTATCAAGGACGGTCTCATCCACTCTTATATTGTAAAAAAAGGAAGCAGGAAGGAGTTCCTGAATCAAATCATGGATAACCTGGCCGTCTTAGGGGGAAAATCTCATGACATTTAA
- a CDS encoding DUF4181 domain-containing protein produces the protein MGFILIAITIILFYIIDKVILRKFNTPKRGWKWYKHDHRGFAILFYVIMIPIILIPFVFPESNLFLVFPFAGALINILFSIEKFIFKRETKLFINYLFDAIFWFVLGVMAYFFLI, from the coding sequence TTGGGTTTTATATTAATAGCTATTACTATCATTTTATTTTATATAATAGACAAAGTAATTCTTAGAAAGTTTAATACACCAAAAAGAGGATGGAAATGGTACAAGCATGATCATAGGGGTTTTGCTATCTTGTTTTATGTGATCATGATTCCTATTATTCTAATACCGTTTGTATTTCCTGAAAGTAATCTATTCTTAGTCTTTCCATTCGCTGGTGCGTTAATAAACATACTATTTAGTATAGAAAAATTCATTTTTAAAAGAGAAACCAAACTGTTTATAAATTACTTATTTGATGCCATCTTTTGGTTCGTTTTAGGTGTTATGGCTTATTTTTTCCTCATCTAG